Proteins from one Amycolatopsis benzoatilytica AK 16/65 genomic window:
- a CDS encoding YdcF family protein, with protein MDSWTGPTAGNWVRRIVFGAVLMLVAVVGGTAFRVWEVARGNDRTPADAIVVLGAAQYNGKPSEIFTARLEKARQLFADGVAKTVITAGGKKAADNFTEAQAGARWLTRHGVPESATLPVGEGNDTLRSLRAVADQVKAHGWRSVVLVSDPWHSYRSRTMAQDLGMEAWTAPTHSGPIVQERATQVRYIFRETGALLFYELTKSPADDLFGTTMG; from the coding sequence ATGGATTCCTGGACCGGGCCTACCGCCGGAAACTGGGTGCGCCGGATCGTTTTCGGCGCGGTCCTGATGCTCGTCGCCGTCGTTGGCGGGACCGCGTTCCGCGTGTGGGAGGTCGCGCGCGGCAACGACCGCACGCCCGCCGACGCGATCGTCGTGCTCGGCGCCGCGCAGTACAACGGCAAGCCGTCCGAGATCTTCACCGCCCGGCTGGAGAAGGCGCGTCAACTGTTCGCCGACGGTGTCGCGAAGACTGTCATCACCGCCGGCGGCAAGAAGGCCGCGGACAACTTCACCGAGGCGCAGGCCGGCGCACGGTGGCTGACCAGGCACGGCGTGCCGGAGTCGGCGACGTTGCCGGTCGGCGAGGGCAACGACACGCTGCGCAGCCTCCGCGCTGTCGCCGATCAGGTGAAAGCGCACGGCTGGCGTTCGGTCGTGCTGGTGAGCGATCCGTGGCATTCCTACCGGTCCCGGACCATGGCCCAGGACCTCGGAATGGAAGCCTGGACCGCGCCGACGCACAGCGGGCCGATCGTGCAGGAACGGGCGACGCAGGTGCGCTACATCTTCCGGGAAACCGGCGCGCTGCTGTTCTACGAGCTCACGAAGTCGCCGGCGGACGACCTGTTCGGCACGACGATGGGCTGA